A genomic region of Deltaproteobacteria bacterium contains the following coding sequences:
- a CDS encoding DUF1566 domain-containing protein — protein MGKNIASTVELIIGSDDNVFILLAAIIVVGCLTIECGCVNNEKDDISNDDIVDANDDVDDEWCIDDTPGVEKVWLDESAGLMWETDPSCDARPAVSSDICRASKLAGYDDWRMPTISELRTLIRGCPFTVPGGACGVTDECADETCRGATNCFCEPGNGPERGCYGPSEISDNCIHYWSSTETPDLNRWTLDFSAGGIGLGGEDNARTICVRSDI, from the coding sequence GTGGGCAAAAATATCGCATCTACAGTGGAGCTTATCATTGGTTCGGACGACAATGTGTTCATATTGCTTGCAGCGATCATTGTTGTCGGTTGTTTGACAATCGAATGCGGTTGCGTGAACAATGAAAAAGATGATATTTCGAACGACGACATCGTGGATGCAAATGATGATGTCGATGATGAGTGGTGTATCGATGACACACCCGGTGTCGAAAAAGTATGGCTGGACGAATCGGCGGGACTCATGTGGGAAACCGATCCATCGTGTGATGCACGACCAGCTGTTTCTTCAGACATATGTCGAGCATCGAAACTGGCAGGTTACGATGATTGGCGTATGCCAACGATTTCCGAATTGCGAACTCTGATTCGAGGATGTCCGTTTACAGTGCCGGGCGGAGCTTGCGGCGTTACGGATGAGTGCGCTGATGAAACATGTCGTGGCGCGACAAATTGCTTCTGCGAGCCAGGTAATGGTCCAGAAAGAGGATGTTATGGCCCAAGTGAAATATCCGATAATTGTATACATTATTGGTCGAGCACTGAGACCCCCGACTTGAATAGGTGGACTTTGGATTTTTCCGCTGGCGGGATCGGTTTGGGCGGAGAAGACAACGCGCGAACGATATGCGTAAGAAGTGATATATGA